The genomic segment GCTGATTGTTAGCTTGGGATAATGAAAATGAAATTTGGTTCGCAATGGCTATTAATTCGCTCTGTTTTCGAAGCTGAATTGCTATTCCGCCAATTACGTTGCCTTTGGAATCATGAAGCGGTGTGGCCGTCCCAATAAATTCAAAACCATAAAAGGTAGCAGGAACTTCTGCCCTTAGCGCTACATTATTCCGAATCGCATGCATTAGCGGTTCCTCGTGATGCAACGGTTGGCCAACACGTATGTGCAAATCAATATTTTCGCCAGCCCAATAAGCAATAAATTTTTCTGTATCACAAATAGCAATCGATAATTCCGCAGGAACTGCCGCTTTAAAGATAGGAACCATGGTAATCAAAGCTTCAAGAGATTCTATGCTGTTCATTTTGGTGTTTCCCCTATCCATGTCTGTATATAGAAGCTTTCGTATTTTAAATATATCGCAGAAAACAAAAATACGCTATTTATTCATAGTCTGATTCATGAACGGAAGTTTTGTGAGAAGACATCATACCCCAAACCCTATGATATAATTACCATTGCTAATACAATACATACGATATTAGGAGGATTCTACTTAAATGAGAACGTTCGCTTTACGTATTCAATTGTTTTTCTTGATGGCGATTTTGACAACATTTTTATCGCACCCTGTATCTGCTGCTGACTTTACAGAGCTTCCCGAGCCACGATGGACCATAACGGTTCCAGATCACACATCAACAACTATTTTAGACAAAAATTATTACTTTCTAGGAAAAAAATATTTTCCTATTGTATCTGATTATAACGGTTCTCGTACTGGATATATGTTTCAGAATTATAGCCCCGGAGGAAAAAGCAAAACCACTTACAAGATGATGGCTTTTGACGATACGACGGGAAAGCAAAAATGGATACGCAACTCGCCTCACGTGTACAATGCATTCGATATAGACCGTAAAGGGAACTTATACTACGTTGAACAAGTAAAAATCGACAAGAAAAACTACAGCAAACTAGTCGCCCTTGATTCAAACAATAAGCAGCGATGGGCGAAAACCCTTGCTTATACTTTTAATTGGTACGTGCTAGATGATGGACGCATAGCCACTATTGATACGGTTCAAGATAAGAGCCATTTAGTTCTTTATTCAACAGAAGGTAAGCAGCTTCTTGACAGAGAATACGATGGCAGTATACGCCACATCCAAGGAAATTATGTCGGTTCCGTTAACTATGTAGGGGCTACAACGATTTTAGATATCTATTCTATTTCGGCTAACAAAAAAATCACGACTGCCAAATACCCGCAGGATTATTTTAGCTATATACATGCTGACTTCGATGTTCTCAGTGGCGGAACTCTACTTGTTCCGGTATTAGATGCAAAGACTGGAATTGAGACCTTATACGGCTATTCACCTGATGGAAAAAAGAAATGGAGCCGTATCATGCCGACACCTGAGCCTGATCGTAAAGATAGATTGTTTATGTCCGTAGGGAATCATTATCTGGTTCAGGATAAAAACACACTTACCGTGTATGATACAAATAATATGCTTGTAGCAACAAGAACCTTTAATGACTTGCCTGACCAATACACGCTGCAGCTGCTAGGGAACCAGAGCATCGCCTTCGGGGGAGTCGAGTCCAAAGGTTCTTGGTTTGAATTTGAAAAGCCATCAAAAGCAGTCTTCTACGTAGTAGATTATCGCACACTCAAAACGCAAACCTCATTAATCCTGGAACAAGCGCGGTTTGCCGAGAGAAACATACGCTTCCTGAATGCAACTACCTTTTATCTGGATATGGGTACAAGTCTTGCGAAGTATGAGCTGAAGTAAGAATATAAATACCATTTTGTAGCTGCTCTCTATTAAAAATATAATTAAAAGCCATCAACCCATACACTCGTTAGTGGATTTTCTAAAAATCCATCCAAAAAAATTGGGAGACAGCAAGCACAAGCGCAATACCATTTGCAACGATAAACAGCCACTTTTTGGCTCTTCGGCTTACGGGCTCTTGTCCTGTAAATAAAGTCCAAGCTACAATTCCATTAAACACAACCATAATAATAAGAGCCAGCCACCAATGAGCAACCATTTCGACTTCGTCCTCTCTAACCAGAATACCTATTCCATGGATTTCTCTATAAAATTACTTTGATTCCCTCTTTCCTGTCAAGCTCTAAAATGACATATTTCTACAGATTTTAATCATTAGAAGTTGATCATTTGAAGATCACCATGACAAAAAGCAAATAGTGACTCTCCACAGAAAAGAGTCACTATTTGCTTTAGGTTGGGCAGGTATTGAAGTTTTCCTAAAAAATCATGTCCAGCACCTCATCTAAACCCTGTTCTTGTCGGCTCCCGTTGAGGCAGAATCGAGATGCACTAGTTCTTTTATATCTACATTTATTTGTTGCTTTCAAGCAGCAAGTTAACAATGATGTCCAACTGTTTTTCTACTGAAATCGGATCACTGAAAAGAAATTGATTGAAATCAATATTGTAGATCTTTCCTGCTTTCCCTGCTGGGGAATTTTGAATAAGCTTCTCCACCTTCTTCAGTTCTTCCTCTGCCCCTTCATTTACAGCCAACAATAGTCGATCGCCTATAAAATCAGGAATGACCTCGGTAGATATTTCCCACGTATCGCCATTAATAACGTCTGTTTTCACTTTTTCGGTTGGCTTCAAACCAAGGTACTTGTAAAGAATATTGCCTCCCATATTCGTATCTCCATAAACAAGAACGGCATCAGGACGTACATTTAAAATCGAGAAGGTTTCATCCGCTCCAATAAACGGGGTAATCTTCTCCTTGTAATCGGCTATTTTTGTCGCAAATGCTTCATTCCATTGCTTGGCTTCCTCTTGCTTGCCGAGAATATCGCCAAACATTTCGACATCCTTAATCGGATCGTTATATTGTTCGACAACAATGGTTGGCGCGATCTGGCTCAGTGCTTCGTACCCGCCATCTACTGCCTCTGCGAACGGTGCCGTTGTAACAATCAGGTCAGGCTCAAGCGAAAGAATCTTCTCCGCATCAGGCGGAACTCCAACATCTTCGATACCGGAAGTATCATTTAATAACGAATTATTCAAAATGTAGGTGGTTGCCCCTACCGGCTTTACCCCAATTGCCATCAGCTCACCCAAATGAAAGAGGCTGACCACCCGTTGAGGCTTCACAGGAATTTCTGTTTTGCCCTTCAAATGCTCGTAAATGCGTGTTTCTGCAGCTGCGCTTTCTGTAGCGACACCCGCTGAAGCAGGCTGGGATTCCGCTGCCCCTGTATTGCTGCCTGTATTGCTGCCAGTCTGACAAGCATTCAGCAGCAAGGCTGTGCATAATAGCAGCATTGCTCCGAACGCGGGTCTTGAAAATCTAAACATGGATGTGTCCCCTTCCCCATTGCATTGATAACAAATCTCATTCTCATTATGGGAAACAAGCTTTGGGGTTACAATAGACGATTTTAACAGACGTAATGGATTATTCTGAACAGCCCGCCGATTGTCCTCCCGAAATTGAAGCGGAGAGCAGCCCGTATGCTTCTTGAATAAGCGGCTAAAATAATAAACATCCGCATAGCCAACGCTGCTAGCTATTTCCTGGATACGAGCCTCCGATCTCAGCAAAAGCTGCTTTGATTTGTGAATGCGTACATGAATCAGATATTCAATCGGGCCGGCTCCAATCTGGTTTTTGAACAAGCGAGACAAGTAGCTCGCGCTGCAGCTGTAAATCCCGGCCAATTCCTCGGCAGTAATGGCTTCCCTGTAATGCTCTTGAATATAGTGAATCGCCTCGGTTACCAAGTTCGGCCTGCTGTTTTCCATGGCCAGCGTGCGGATTTGCCGCATAACCTCATACACAAACGGAAGAAAAACCGACTGTGCCTGCAACTTGTCCATCGGGGTTGCCTGCTGCCATAAGTAATGCATGGTTTGGCACTTTTCCTGCAGAGGCAGCGACGCATAAGGAGTGAATGCATACGGTATATGGAAGCTCTCCCCATCCTCCAACGATTCACTCTCGGCTTTATACAGAAGCAAATAGCAGGCAAAGTCGTTCCCTAGCGGCATAAAATCCAGCTCCGCATCCTTCCCTCCGTGCAAAATGTGAAGGGGCTGGGTGAGATAGACCGTTCCCGACAGACTCACTCTTGCCTCTCCATGGGTAGTAACTACGAAAAAGCCCGTATGCGCCACAAAGCGCTCAGGAACCGTTCCTTTCTCTACACTGTACTGCCGAATATCCAGCAGTCTAACTGCGGCCCGGCTCCACCGTTCGATGTGGGCTTCCCAATCCATACGTTCTCCCCCTCTCTCTGTTACCATGTATTTAAGCATTGCTTCATTGCTAAAATGATTAGAGCCTTGTTCATACTTGAAACCGAAGGATAGATTATGTATTTTCAAAGCTGCTCTTATTTAATGCACGTTCATAAATAGTATCATATAAATAGAAAAGACACCCCGCATGGTGTCTTTTTAAGGTGAAAATAAATCGAGAACTACTTATTTTATTTGTATGAATACAAATCAATGCAGGCAATCATTCATATCCGCCATAATTCCTATCCCCGCCAGCAACGCAAGAAAAAAAGTTCCATTAAGTTGAACATACGTTTTGCAGCCTTCAGCATTTATAACGCGACATTTCCTTTATGCTGCATGGAATCGTAACACGAGAACAAAATTCTCATATTGGTCAAATAATCAGAACCAGACGTTTCAAACCCTCTGCCCTCTGCAAGACAATCTACAAAGTGCCGCTGAGTGGCTATTGCGCTGCCTCCCTTATACCCACTAGGGATCTCATATACAAATTCTGTTTCAGTGCCGCCCCTGTTGATTAAAAATATCCTCCCTTCCTCGTCAAGGCGAAGCTTGCCTTCCGTCCCCTCGATGACCATATTCCCGTAGGTCGGGGAACGATTGATAGGGGTATAAGCGACCCGATTGGCATCATAGACGGCAACCATCCCACTAGAAAAATTCGCGAACATAATTGACAAATCTTCGCCGCGTATGACCGGGTTAATCCGGCGCGATTGACAGTATACGCTGCTGATCTCTCCAAATAAAAACCGGAAAGTATCGATAAAGTGGATACCCGTCTCGAACATCAGAAACCGTTCCATCTCCCTGAAATACGGCTGAACAGGGTACGGGCTCTCCCCCCAGCCATCTCCTGGGCGCATAGCAAAGTTGGCATAAAAAATTTCACCAAGCTGCCCCTCTTCCAAAACCCTCTTAATGTGGCGATACCAGGGCTGCCACCGCCAATTTTCATTCACCATAAGAGGCACATTGCGTTCTGCTGCATAACGTACGAGCTCTTCGCTTTCCGATAAGGTGGGCGCGAGCGGTTTTTGGCACAGCACAGGCAGCCCCAAATCTACAGCAAATCGAACATACTCGAAATGCGAAGCAGGCGGTGTGCAAATATCAATAAAATCCGGGTTTACCTCCCTGATCATCTGGTCAAAATCATGAAAACTCAGCATTTCATATTTGCTGGCAAGCTGATCCGCCTTCGCAGCATCAATGTCGTAGATCGCCACCATTTCAGCATCGCTAACGGATTGCCAAGCTTCCAGCTGTACATCGGAAAAATGGCCAGCGCCAATAATAACGCCTTTGTATTTCACTTTTCTCCCCATCATTTCATCACTACCCCAATCATCTGTCTGTTTGCTGTTTAATACGTTCTACGCGGTTTATATCCTGCGTTATTTAAGAAATCCGCCGAAACTTCGGAAGACAATGCTTGTAGAGAAATACCGCCTATTTGCGCCGTAATAATCATGCGGCTAACCATTTCCAGTGTTTCCAGCGCCATTCTGGCTTCCTTAATGCTCGAGTCGAAAACGATTACGCCGTGATTTTTCAAAATGATAATATTGGCATCCTCGCTTTTTTTCCCGACAGCCGCTCCCAGCTCATGCGAACCCGGATGAAAATAATCCACGTAGGCAACGCGCTCCAAATAATACATGCTCTCTACGAAGAGCTCAGACTTGTAAGAAATATTCGTACAAGACATCATGGTTGACCAGAAGGGGGAGGCATGGAGAATGGCTTGTGCATCCGGGCGATGCTTGTAAATTTCGGCATGCATCGGAATCTCTTTGGAAGGCTTCAATGTTCCTTCCCATTCCCTTGACTCAATGTCCACTTGGACAAGATCCGGCGGCGACAACTGCCCCATATCGGTTCCAGATCCTGTAATAATCATTTTATTGTCAGAAAGGCGAGCGCTAATATTGCCGGAATTGCCCCATGCCAGCTCCCTATTCAGCATATATTGGCCCAATTGGCACAGCTGCTGTTTTATTTCATTCCTTCTACTTTCCAACTCATTCATACAAGAACCTCACTTTCCGCCGGAAGCCACTCTCATGAAATAGTCCGGCTGTCCAAGCTGTCCGCCCTTCAGCGCAATCTCTATCCGATCCACCGCCCGATCCCGAGAGTATCCTCGGCATAGCGGCGCGCCCGGTGCCGTTCGCTGTACCAGCTCAAGTGCATCTATCCCCATAGATAATGCTGCAAAACCCGACGTGTCCCCTCCCGCCAATACAAGGCGTTCGATGCCAAGCCCTTCAACCAGCCGTTTTCCGATTTCGCCCAGAGTACCCCCGATGAGCTGGCCCGTGCTTGAAACCCTTTCGCCGCGCCGCTTCAGCTCCTCATGCAGCAGCATAATGCTCTCGTCCTCCGGTCCGTCTGCGGTATATAGGATCAGGCTGCTGCCTTCCCGCCACAGCTTCTTTACTTCATGAAGCAAGCGCTCACAGACCGCTTCGCTTTTTTTCTCATCCAATAGCTCAAGAACATCGACCTTAAGCTTTCGGAAGCCATTTTCAACAGCCTCATGAATTTGCATATTCGTAATCGGAGAACAGCTGCCGGACAGCACCAACGTTTGCTTCGCCTCCAGCCTCTGCTCAACCCGGCTCTCAAGCGCGTATTTTTCCTTCCAATAGGAAGCAAGGGAAAGCGACAGGCCTGAAGAACCGACTGCAAACATAGGCTGCTGTTCTCCGGCACTGCCGAGGAGCTGGCCAATCGCACGCGTATGCTCCTCGTTTATCGCATCGAACAGGATGGCATGCTTCTCTCTTTGAAGCGAGCTTGCCCACCGTGCTTGCCGCTCATCCGCGGGAAGCTCAAGCTCCGTCACGGAATATAGGGAAATTGTCCCCTTCATTTGCTCTGAGAAATGGCGCAGCAAATCGGCCTCCATCATAGGAGTGACAGGGTGCGTAGACATGGAAGGATGCCGATCCAGCCGATAAATTTGATCCCGATATCCGGCATAATGATTTCCGTACACCGTATACCGCTTTAATTGCGGAGCAGCCACAAGCACGGGAATTGCCCCCTGATCGCGGTACAGTTCTTTCCCGAGCTCAATTACCTTTCCGATACTGCCGATCTCAGGGGAAGAATCGGCGGTCGAGCACATTTTGTAATGCAGCATTTTCGGGCGCAGCTGCTTTAATTGCAGCAGCAAAGGGGCAAGCTCTTCTTCCATCACGCTTGGGCTCATCGTCCGCGCCGTACCCGCTACTCCTACGCAATGAACGCCCGGAAAGGCATCCATTCTTTCCTTTGTAGGAGGCTGAATGAACAACACCGTCCTCATGCCCTGCCCCTCCAGCACCTCAAGCGCATCCGTGGAGCCGGTAAAATCGTCGGCATAATAAGCCATTAATAAAGAGCTGTCTGTCATTTTCCTACTCCCCCATTTCACGGAGAAATTTACGCCATGCAAGCTGCAGCGTTCGTTTGGCGTTCGCAATAAGATCTGCGGGCCTATCCACCGCTGCACAAATCAATTCGAAGCTTATTGCAGAAGAATGTGCATGGTGAATATATCCTGTCTTCAATAGCGCATGGAAAAAAGACACTAGCTGTTCGACATCGTTTTCGCCAGCAGGATATCCGAAATAAGGATGAGAATCGCCATATCGCCTATCATCCGATTTCATGACCGTATTTCCAACGTGGACATGTCCGATCCATGGACCTAGCTCTTGAACAGCAGCAGCAATATCAGCCCGAACCATAGGGATATGGCTTAAATCGAGCAGCAGCTTCACTTGGCTCGCAGAACTGATGAACTGCTGAAATAACTGTACGGTATTCTCTACAGAGCCAATCAATCGTTTTTTGTCCACATCGAAGTCGAACATTTCCACGAGCAGCTTGATGTCGCGTGCTTGCGCGTGCTCGCTGAGAATAAGAATGGATTCCGCAAATCGCTCCATTGCCTCGCACTTGCTTCCTTCATGGTTCGGCCCGCTGATGAGCTCAAGCATATCGGCACCGACAGCCTCCGCTTCCGACAAGCAGCTAAGCATTCGTTCAATGGCATGCAACCGCACCGATCGGTCCGCGCTTCCCAAATCCAGCTGCTCGCGAAATATAACGGGCTGCGCCAAGTAGCTGTTTTTCACGCGGCAAACGTCCAGCCGATTTTTCAAAATCGTTTGCAGTTGATGACTGCCAATGCCAGAGAGCTCAACCCTCTGAAAATAGGAATCATGCAAGACATAATCGACAGCTTGCAGCAAGCCCTCATCTACCCGGGCAGCATCTGGGAACATGGCGTTAAGCACGATACCCAGCTCTAAATGATCTTCCACTTTTGGCGTAAACATTATCGAGCCCATACATCCGCCGAGTTTTGCAAAGCTTCAACAACCGCACTGCCAACCTCGGATGTGCTGCTTTTTCCGCCAATATCCGCTGTTTTGGCTCCGCCGTTCGCTAAAATGTGTTTGACTGCCTGCTCAATTCCATCGCCCGCAGCAATCAGCGTTTGATCTCCATGCTTGTCTCCAAGCCAATTGAGCATCATCGAGAGGGACAAAATCATCGCATAAGGGTTAGCGATATTTTTACCCGCAATGGACGGCGCCGTACCGTGTGCCGGCTGGAACAAGGCGTGCTGATCGCCGATATCGCCTGAAGGCGCCATTCCAAGCCCTCCAACGGTAGCAGAAGAAAGGTCGGAAATAATGTCGGCAAACATGTTCTCTGCCACGACCACATCAAACATCTGCGGGTTCATGACTTGAAACAAGGTCATCGCATCGACATATACATAATCCCTTTTCAGATTCAAAAATTGCTCTCCGACACTATCAAACACTTTACGGAAATAAGCATAGGAGCTCAGTACATTCGCTTTATCCACGCATGTCACCATCGACGCTCCGTCCGAAATACGCCCGTTCCTTTTCTCAGCCAAGCGGAAGGCATAACGGGATATTTTCTCAATGCCCGTCTTGGTCATAATAATGGTGTCCGTCGCGACCTCGCCTCGCACATTGCAGCCGCCCGTGCGCGAAGCATAGAGGCCTTCAATATTTTCCCTTACGATGACATAATCGATGCCTTTGCTAACATCCCGAAGAGGGCTGACGATCCCGTCATAGAGCTTGACCGGTCTAACGCCGGCGTATAAATCCAAGTCAAATCGCAAGCGGAAAATAACATCGCCGTTCACTTCCCGGCCATCGGGATGGCGCGCTTCAGGCAGGCCGATGGCGCCCATAAGAATCGCATCCGCTTCCTTGCAATGATTAAACGTGTCCTCCGGCATCGTGATTCCTGTTCGCAAATATCGCTCGGCACCCGCGTCAAATGATTCCGCTTCAAATCTCACATCGTTCAGATGCGATTGGACGGTTTCTAATACTTTTAAAGCTTCGTTCGTAATTTCCGTTCCGATGCCATCGCCAGGCAATACGGCTATTTTATAAACCTTCACTTATCGTCACTCCTTCATAATTTAAGTTAAAAATACGCTTCGCATTATGATGAAAAATATCGTCAAGCTGCTCCTCTGAAAGCCCGATAGAACGATATTTCATAATTTCCACAGGCAAGTTGGTGACATGGTCTGATCCCATAATCAATCGCTGATGCCCGATCGCGCTTACCATCTTCTGCACCGTGTAAGTCTGGCACCATGACGGCTCCAGAATGATATTTTCGCAGGTTTTAGCCGCTACAATGGCCTCATCGGTATAGATTGCAAAGCCGGCATGAGCCAGGACAAAGGTGACCTCCGGAAATCTCCGAGCGGGCTCGATTAATAAAGCGGGCAAGGAAAACGGCGTGCCCAAGCCTGTGTGCACGATTACGGGGATGTTCAGCCTTTTCGCCGTTTCATATATTTTCGTGCAGCGGTCCGATAGCGGAGAGATATTATGTCCCATCGGATGAAGCTTGGCAGCTACGAACCCCCACTCCTTAACGCACTGCTCTAATTGCAGAACATATGGCTCTTCCTCCATCCAAGGGTCCAAACTCGCAATGCCATAAAATTTTCCCGGATGCCGGCTTGCCAAATCTGCAATTTGCGCATGAATATCCTGAATATTTGCGAGAGTCGGCTGAGGCATGACCAAGCTTGCCGCCACGCCGTTACGCTCCATCGATTCCAGAAGCTCTGTTTCGGTCGTCGTAACTCCGGAAAATTTAGAAGTGCCAAGATGAACATGTGTATCAATGATTGGTAGCATGCAGGTTCCTCCGTTCTTATCCTTTCACGGCGCCGGCAGTCATGCCCGCAACCACTTTCTCTTGGAAGAGGATGTATAGAATAACGACTGGAATCATGGTAATTGCCAATCCCGCTGTCATCGGCCCGTAATCGGTCATATAC from the Paenibacillus sp. BIHB 4019 genome contains:
- a CDS encoding helix-turn-helix domain-containing protein, which codes for MDWEAHIERWSRAAVRLLDIRQYSVEKGTVPERFVAHTGFFVVTTHGEARVSLSGTVYLTQPLHILHGGKDAELDFMPLGNDFACYLLLYKAESESLEDGESFHIPYAFTPYASLPLQEKCQTMHYLWQQATPMDKLQAQSVFLPFVYEVMRQIRTLAMENSRPNLVTEAIHYIQEHYREAITAEELAGIYSCSASYLSRLFKNQIGAGPIEYLIHVRIHKSKQLLLRSEARIQEIASSVGYADVYYFSRLFKKHTGCSPLQFREDNRRAVQNNPLRLLKSSIVTPKLVSHNENEICYQCNGEGDTSMFRFSRPAFGAMLLLCTALLLNACQTGSNTGSNTGAAESQPASAGVATESAAAETRIYEHLKGKTEIPVKPQRVVSLFHLGELMAIGVKPVGATTYILNNSLLNDTSGIEDVGVPPDAEKILSLEPDLIVTTAPFAEAVDGGYEALSQIAPTIVVEQYNDPIKDVEMFGDILGKQEEAKQWNEAFATKIADYKEKITPFIGADETFSILNVRPDAVLVYGDTNMGGNILYKYLGLKPTEKVKTDVINGDTWEISTEVIPDFIGDRLLLAVNEGAEEELKKVEKLIQNSPAGKAGKIYNIDFNQFLFSDPISVEKQLDIIVNLLLESNK
- a CDS encoding Gfo/Idh/MocA family oxidoreductase, producing the protein MMGRKVKYKGVIIGAGHFSDVQLEAWQSVSDAEMVAIYDIDAAKADQLASKYEMLSFHDFDQMIREVNPDFIDICTPPASHFEYVRFAVDLGLPVLCQKPLAPTLSESEELVRYAAERNVPLMVNENWRWQPWYRHIKRVLEEGQLGEIFYANFAMRPGDGWGESPYPVQPYFREMERFLMFETGIHFIDTFRFLFGEISSVYCQSRRINPVIRGEDLSIMFANFSSGMVAVYDANRVAYTPINRSPTYGNMVIEGTEGKLRLDEEGRIFLINRGGTETEFVYEIPSGYKGGSAIATQRHFVDCLAEGRGFETSGSDYLTNMRILFSCYDSMQHKGNVAL
- a CDS encoding class II aldolase/adducin family protein, which gives rise to MNELESRRNEIKQQLCQLGQYMLNRELAWGNSGNISARLSDNKMIITGSGTDMGQLSPPDLVQVDIESREWEGTLKPSKEIPMHAEIYKHRPDAQAILHASPFWSTMMSCTNISYKSELFVESMYYLERVAYVDYFHPGSHELGAAVGKKSEDANIIILKNHGVIVFDSSIKEARMALETLEMVSRMIITAQIGGISLQALSSEVSADFLNNAGYKPRRTY
- a CDS encoding four-carbon acid sugar kinase family protein — translated: MTDSSLLMAYYADDFTGSTDALEVLEGQGMRTVLFIQPPTKERMDAFPGVHCVGVAGTARTMSPSVMEEELAPLLLQLKQLRPKMLHYKMCSTADSSPEIGSIGKVIELGKELYRDQGAIPVLVAAPQLKRYTVYGNHYAGYRDQIYRLDRHPSMSTHPVTPMMEADLLRHFSEQMKGTISLYSVTELELPADERQARWASSLQREKHAILFDAINEEHTRAIGQLLGSAGEQQPMFAVGSSGLSLSLASYWKEKYALESRVEQRLEAKQTLVLSGSCSPITNMQIHEAVENGFRKLKVDVLELLDEKKSEAVCERLLHEVKKLWREGSSLILYTADGPEDESIMLLHEELKRRGERVSSTGQLIGGTLGEIGKRLVEGLGIERLVLAGGDTSGFAALSMGIDALELVQRTAPGAPLCRGYSRDRAVDRIEIALKGGQLGQPDYFMRVASGGK
- a CDS encoding TIM barrel protein — translated: MFTPKVEDHLELGIVLNAMFPDAARVDEGLLQAVDYVLHDSYFQRVELSGIGSHQLQTILKNRLDVCRVKNSYLAQPVIFREQLDLGSADRSVRLHAIERMLSCLSEAEAVGADMLELISGPNHEGSKCEAMERFAESILILSEHAQARDIKLLVEMFDFDVDKKRLIGSVENTVQLFQQFISSASQVKLLLDLSHIPMVRADIAAAVQELGPWIGHVHVGNTVMKSDDRRYGDSHPYFGYPAGENDVEQLVSFFHALLKTGYIHHAHSSAISFELICAAVDRPADLIANAKRTLQLAWRKFLREMGE
- a CDS encoding isocitrate/isopropylmalate dehydrogenase family protein; translated protein: MKVYKIAVLPGDGIGTEITNEALKVLETVQSHLNDVRFEAESFDAGAERYLRTGITMPEDTFNHCKEADAILMGAIGLPEARHPDGREVNGDVIFRLRFDLDLYAGVRPVKLYDGIVSPLRDVSKGIDYVIVRENIEGLYASRTGGCNVRGEVATDTIIMTKTGIEKISRYAFRLAEKRNGRISDGASMVTCVDKANVLSSYAYFRKVFDSVGEQFLNLKRDYVYVDAMTLFQVMNPQMFDVVVAENMFADIISDLSSATVGGLGMAPSGDIGDQHALFQPAHGTAPSIAGKNIANPYAMILSLSMMLNWLGDKHGDQTLIAAGDGIEQAVKHILANGGAKTADIGGKSSTSEVGSAVVEALQNSADVWAR
- a CDS encoding amidohydrolase family protein — encoded protein: MLPIIDTHVHLGTSKFSGVTTTETELLESMERNGVAASLVMPQPTLANIQDIHAQIADLASRHPGKFYGIASLDPWMEEEPYVLQLEQCVKEWGFVAAKLHPMGHNISPLSDRCTKIYETAKRLNIPVIVHTGLGTPFSLPALLIEPARRFPEVTFVLAHAGFAIYTDEAIVAAKTCENIILEPSWCQTYTVQKMVSAIGHQRLIMGSDHVTNLPVEIMKYRSIGLSEEQLDDIFHHNAKRIFNLNYEGVTISEGL